DNA sequence from the Cyanobacteria bacterium FACHB-DQ100 genome:
ATTCAATGGAATTTTCATGACTTCCAACATCGTTGACGCTAACCCTAAGAACACTCAGCCGTTTGAGTTTAATTGGGTAAGCGTTTGTTTTTTTGCAGTCGTTCATGCGCTAGCGTTATTAGCTCCCTGGTTTTTCTCCTGGGCGTTGCCTAATGGAGAGATGAATTAAGGTGACTCTCAATGCAGTGCCCTGAATGCCAATCCACTCATATTCGCAAGAATGGAAAACGCAAAGGCAAGCAAAATCATATTTG
Encoded proteins:
- a CDS encoding IS1 family transposase yields the protein MQCPECQSTHIRKNGKRKGKQNHI